In the Drosophila virilis strain 15010-1051.87 chromosome 4, Dvir_AGI_RSII-ME, whole genome shotgun sequence genome, ACCTGCGTGAAAAAAATTTCTCAATCCTTAAAAATAACAGGTTAGATCTTGATGACATTTTCTTCAATAGATCTTATTTTTCTATGGAATAATCGCATTAATTGCGTGGCCAAAATTTTTTGGGTAGTTCCAATCAATATATTCCTTTGATTTGTAACTAGGGCGGAGAAAGATACCTGATCCGTTTATACTATTATAGAAGCTACTCAACGGGGCAGGTTATcgaatatcggaaacaaagGAAAGAGAAACTATTCAAGTTTTTAGCTTTTGTAGGTTGTGAGATTGACGCGTCCATTAATACGGaaagacggacggacggacagacgggcatctctatatcgactcggctattgatgctgatcaagaatatatattttctttaagcGGACGGatatacttccttctgcctggtacatgcatttaaataaataactttttaGCCATATTCAATGGATTacattgttaaaaataaacaaaaaattcatTCTCATCCAGAATTAAAAGTCAAAGATTTGTAATCAGtatgtacatttaaatatatattcacaaGACATCTGTCGATAttaacctatatatatatatatatatatatatttatatatatacatattttatttctaacaATCATGGCTAATGCGGCTGCATCTATAAAGGACATGGAGAAGCACTCgaataaacaatatttgccACCATTTATCGGTGCCCCTTCGGAACAGACAGAGGCAGAGACGACAGCGGCCAGCAAGGAGCCGCAGGTGAAGGAACAGCTGGTGCCAATGGCCGTTAACAAAAGTGATCCCGAGCCAAATTCGGTTGGCATGGAGCTGGATAATCCTTTCTGGATTTCCGTCAGTGGCTATCAGCCGGATTGCGCCTATTTGGTATATCGTTTCTTTCTCGATATCGGACACATTGTGGACAAGAGTTTCACAGAAACAAATTTAATGTATCTGAAGTATTTCTGTATGATGGATTGCGAAATTGCGCTTAGCTACGATGGCCAAAAGATCGGCTATGGTGGCGATATACTCGTACACGTCAAGCCGGAGAATCCTGTGCGGCAGACCCGAATCGAACCAACAATAGAAAAGATTACGCAGCCAGCCGTAGGCATCGCTGCTAACGATCAGCCCGATGTAGGCCTATCGCCTTTGTGTCTTGTCGATACCGACACAGAGAAGCTGAAGAAGCTAAAGCAGCTAGAGAAGCTTGAGAAACAGCCAAAGGTTGTGGAAGAAGTTGCCGCCAAGCAGGCAAAAGAGAAACCAGAGAAACTGTCACTGATTATGGAAGAGGCTGCCAAGCAGCCAGAAGAGAATTCAGAGAAACTCTCACAGGATGTGGAAGAGGCTGCCAAGCTGGCAAACGAGAAGCCAGAAACATTGCCAAAGAACGTGGAAAAGGCCGCCTCTTCCAAGCTGGCAAAAGATCAGAAGCGACAAGTGGCTCGCAGGAAGTTGACTTTTGGGCAATGGCTGAAGCATAAGATAtcctatatattttatttttactgagtaacagttttgttttgttagttTAGTTGAAATTGCAAACTGATGAACAGCATTAAAAATCCATTTCACGATGGAAAACTTTGTTTAGTCCTGTGATTTAAGCCCAACTAGCTTGAAAGTGAGAATCAAGCATTTTAGTTGGGCAAGAAATAACCTGAAGCCAGGTTCACTGTCCGAACGAGTAATTGGGTTGAATAtccacaatttttttttcgttttgcagCGTTGATTTATGCCACATGGGTTAAAAACAAGGAAACATAGAAAATAGTTACCATATCTGTATGAAGCCTCCCACGGTTCAAATATTGTCGATAGCGATAAAATGCAATTGGTATTGTTTGGGTTATTTGCATGCCGGCGACATTATagaatttttaattacaataaatcaatttaaataaaatgtaatttttcaattttatcaAATTGTCATTATGCGTAATTAATTCCTATGCACAAATGCATTTTAGTGCCCCACGTTGGGCACCCCACCAGCTCTCTACCGTTCGTGGCCAAACAATTGTGCTGCGCTAACTTTTAGCGATTGTCGAAGCGATTATAGCGCCGCAGTTGATGGGAGGGCGTGGCATTTAGTGGAAAATGGGGCGGTTGATGGTCTGAAATAATCGGACATTTGTTTTGTCAGAAATAATGCtgcttaattattatatttgtaatttatttgcgCCCACGCTTATCAGATCCAAATGCTAAAAAGTATGCATGCTGCTTTAATCCCACATTAATCCCGCACAAAActgcatcagcaacaacaacaacaacagcagcaaaaacaagtGCAAAAAAGCCCAAAATAGAAATGAcagtaacaaaaacaacaaaagcaaatgcagcgcatagaatgcataattaatttttattttgatgacAACGTCAACGCAACAGTCTAACCGAGCCCGAGCCCGAGCCCCAGCCCAAGCACGAGCCCAACATATCCCGCAGTGTGTTCCGAGTGTACCGCAATTATTTTGGATTGCCCAACACTGGCCTGCAACTGACCACTCAACATGCACATCGAAATCAATAGGGCAAAGCGATGTGTGCGTATTAGGCCTTGTCATTATAATACAGcaaaatccattaaaaattCCAAACCAAACCTACTTTTTTTGAGCTTGAAATTACAATTTCTTATTAGCCAAGAAACGAGCGAATAAGTTTACTGAACGAAACCGAAAGTTAAGAgtgcaacaaattaaacatttactTTTGATTGATTTAGTGCAATATGCTTTAGTGAAATCTTTTTtgtaaatactttttatattCTTGGCCACATTTCTCATAAGCATAGCTTTTTTTAAATGATCTTATAATTTCGTTAACCAGCACTGCCGATCGGCTACATGTGTTTACCCACACTTGGCACACGGATACATATAGCctcaaggagagagagagagagagagagagagaaagggagggAGCGACAGTGAGATGGAGAATGAGAGTATGTAAATACGAGCATCTATgtaattatttacatatattgaTGTATGTGGGCATGTTTATGGCATGGTTTGGGTTAACACACAAATTAACCCCATTTGACAAAACAAAGCGAATAGCGGTAAAATGgataatttgttaaataaattgtgcgatttttatgaaagcattaaatatttgttgttgtcagccAGCGTTTGGgccatttgctgttgctgtaaaCTGGTTATTTGCATTCggtaaataacataaaattaaaattcttttgTTGTCCTTTCATAGTTTTGCattacttttttgttgtttgttgttatacAGGGCGGGGGAGGGGGGTATGGGCTGGATTTTCGTTAACAGATACAAATccgttttatttgttttttgtatttagtttttgttgtttttcggaAAATTGTGTTAAATTTTTATGGCCAGCATATTTGGTTTCTCGCCTCACCCTAAATAATGCGGCTGTCACCAATTACCGATACCCCTGGGTTAGTCATCCCCTTCACCCCCCTCCCACCAATCGGCCACCCACAGAATGCTGCTGATGACTGTGCAACTGCAAATCCTCTGAAATTATAGCgttcattaaattttaaacaaaggTGATTAGATTTTATAATTCGCATATGCCACACCTCTCACAGAAATTGCGTACAGTTGTgctcattatttatttagaacaattgcaaaaagtattttgtatttagcATTTCGGCATTGTATTTAGCTGTTGTTCCCTTATTTATTGGTAGTTAGCATAatgcattttatatttgtcATATCGAAATGTGGGATCAACAATTGCTCGTTTGTtttgtgaaaattaatttatttatttgcgctcaatttttctaaatttctattcttattatttgtcagttctaattaatttttacCCGCCGCCAGATATCTACATGTATTTCGATACAAGATTATCGTGCTCATAGAAATATTTGAATCGAACCTTTGTacacttttgtgtttttcacTATTACTTAAATTAAGACCAGCATGATAATTGTATTTACCTTCAATTAAAGCGGAAATTCACTagaacattatttaatttattatcattttttttcctTTGACTTTGGGCACTTTGAGTGAAACATAGTtcattaaataatattgaaaaacaaatcatATTTCCACAAGTCCAAAAATATTagagaaatttaaattgcaacattttttttaattttataattttggtCATGTTTTGCAAGagggtaaattgtttttgtgcaaatgcaacaatgactttttgttaaaaaatttatttgttaataatagATTTCCATTAATATTgaattatatattgaaaacTGCTTTTTACTTTCGAATATATCAATTTACCCAGTTCCGATCTTTAAGTTTGAAATAAACACAaggaatttgtatttgtaataattcaatttatattttatatgaaatctataaaatgtatattgaGCTCTTTGAGTACTTTAACACGACAAATCAAACGTCGCCCCACTGTGAGGCGCACCTGAATTACGCCAAGCCGGTGGCGCAGGTATGTGTGAATCGAATTGAAGGAGCCCAAAGGACGAATTTTGCAGCGGTTTCGCATTTTAAACAGCAACGATGTGAAAGGCTGACATTGATGGACAAAAGTCGACGCTGCGACTATGCCAAGAATAGTGATGCGTGTCAGGCCCGTGTGTTTATGTTGAACTACAACTCGTTCTTCTACTGTGGCTGCGATGACAACGATCTATTTCGATTCATGTGCATCGTATTGCTGCTCCTTGCCAGTTCCCTGCTCTTCTGGGTCATATACTTCACCACGAAAACCTTGTGAGTAGTGTTCGGAGAGTAAAGGAAGAGTTTTAAATAGATCTACCCCCCCATTGGATTTTAGCTTTGTGCCTGCTTTAACGGACATATCGAAAAATCTGAACATAAATGAATATTTGGCGGGACTAACGGTATTGACATTAGGCAATAATGCTCCAGATATTTTCGGTGGCATTCTCACATTACACTTGGACTCGCGTCATGTctattctgatgccatgtccgTGAATCTATTCGTGAGCGTATTCACATCATCCGTTATTATGTGGATAACGCCATTTGCCATAGATGGCACCTTCTTTCTTCGCGACGTGGGTTTCGTATTGCTCTACGTAAGCTATGTGGACTTTACAATCAAGATTTGCAACGGTTACATAACAATTGCCTGGGCTCTTTCAATGGCTCTCATATGTCCCATTTATATTGTGGTTATCGTTTGTGATGAGTACCTTCAGTATCGCAAGGACAAGGGTGAGTTTAGTGCGAAAATGAAATGGGTTGCCCCCGCATTGATCAATGATCCCTTTAAGCAGAATTGCGGGAGAaggcaaaacaaatttcagAGTTGCAGAGCAGTCTTACCAACCAATCCTTATTCCTCCCAAGTACCCCACACAGTCTTCTGGATATGACGCGACGCACGCATGCGCCCAATAGGCACCTACTTAAGCAATTCTTTCAGGTTTTTGACACTTTGGACAGAAAGGGCTTCAGGAGCCAGTGGACCATCTGCAAGATATGGGCGTTGGTTAAGGTCCCGCCACTGATCCTCTTGCGCCTATATATACCTCAAACGTATTTCCAAGACTCCGCCTACACATGGTCCAAGCTGCTTTGCTGCATTCAGATTTTCCTTACGCCCACAACCATTATTGTATTGTTTGGTCAGTAGGTGCACCAGATTGGGTGTTTGATAATTAACATGCATCTTGTTTCTCTTGCCACAGTTCATATCTATTTAAAGCTATACAAATGGACTCTACCCGTTTTTGGGATCTGTTTTTGCATAACCATAACCATCTCGATCATAGCCTTTCGACACTCGCGCACGGACACGGTGCCCCGCTGGTACACATACATGGCCATATTGAACGTGATAGGCAGCATTTTTATCCTCTACGTGGCGACCAAAGAGCTGGTTGCCGTGGTCGAAACTGTGGGCATTACACTCCATCGAAGTCACACGTTCATTGGCTGCACCCTCTTCACTTGGGGCTGTACCCTAACTGATTTTATGTCAAATTTGGGCATGGCCCGCAAGGGATTTCCCCGCATGGCCTTCTCCGCTTGTTTCGGGTATATCATATTCTGTATGTCGCCTTTTACACATCTACTTGATTAACGTAACTATTAATTTGTGTGCAATCTCCATTTCAGCCACCTTTGGGGCCGTTTGCTTGCCAGTTTTGTATAATGTTATAACCTCGTCACCAGGTGACTTTCAAGTGAGTATTTTTCGAACTAATGTCgcgttaaatatatatatacgattatatatgaatatagaGAGATATAGAGTGCAAAAGTTCTGCAGTTGAGCTCCCAATAAAGTGAGTGACAGTCGAAATATCAGTGCAATATCGAAATTCCAGCGAGTATCGAGTATATTCTAATTGATAGTCACTTTGAAATCtagttatttaatttaagagCCAACCGTTTTTATTTAGAGCGCAGACTTTGCTATCGACTCCAAATTAGGGAAAATGCCGTGATTTTCTTTAATTGAAAAGACGAAAATCAAAGTCAACTTTCTGTGTGCTTTACACGATACCTAGTTCAATCAGTGTGTCCTTTAAAAATACGAGATAAAAAAAGGCAAAGATAGGCAACATTGAGTGATATA is a window encoding:
- the LOC6629137 gene encoding mitochondrial sodium/calcium exchanger protein isoform X2, giving the protein MTTIYFDSCASYCCSLPVPCSSGSYTSPRKPCDFVPALTDISKNLNINEYLAGLTVLTLGNNAPDIFGGILTLHLDSRHVYSDAMSVNLFVSVFTSSVIMWITPFAIDGTFFLRDVGFVLLYVSYVDFTIKICNGYITIAWALSMALICPIYIVVIVCDEYLQYRKDKELREKAKQISELQSSLTNQSLFLPSTPHSLLDMTRRTHAPNRHLLKQFFQVFDTLDRKGFRSQWTICKIWALVKVPPLILLRLYIPQTYFQDSAYTWSKLLCCIQIFLTPTTIIVLFVHIYLKLYKWTLPVFGICFCITITISIIAFRHSRTDTVPRWYTYMAILNVIGSIFILYVATKELVAVVETVGITLHRSHTFIGCTLFTWGCTLTDFMSNLGMARKGFPRMAFSACFGYIIFSTFGAVCLPVLYNVITSSPGDFQITEGTVGESASIMLIVALVMIMLYGITTNFMLRRSGALLGITIYALFLIFVVSSEFEVTHAFGTDHSLDRSQFDESYIRE
- the LOC6629137 gene encoding mitochondrial sodium/calcium exchanger protein isoform X1; translation: MYIELFEYFNTTNQTSPHCEAHLNYAKPVAQQRCERLTLMDKSRRCDYAKNSDACQARVFMLNYNSFFYCGCDDNDLFRFMCIVLLLLASSLLFWVIYFTTKTFFVPALTDISKNLNINEYLAGLTVLTLGNNAPDIFGGILTLHLDSRHVYSDAMSVNLFVSVFTSSVIMWITPFAIDGTFFLRDVGFVLLYVSYVDFTIKICNGYITIAWALSMALICPIYIVVIVCDEYLQYRKDKELREKAKQISELQSSLTNQSLFLPSTPHSLLDMTRRTHAPNRHLLKQFFQVFDTLDRKGFRSQWTICKIWALVKVPPLILLRLYIPQTYFQDSAYTWSKLLCCIQIFLTPTTIIVLFVHIYLKLYKWTLPVFGICFCITITISIIAFRHSRTDTVPRWYTYMAILNVIGSIFILYVATKELVAVVETVGITLHRSHTFIGCTLFTWGCTLTDFMSNLGMARKGFPRMAFSACFGYIIFSTFGAVCLPVLYNVITSSPGDFQITEGTVGESASIMLIVALVMIMLYGITTNFMLRRSGALLGITIYALFLIFVVSSEFEVTHAFGTDHSLDRSQFDESYIRE
- the LOC6629138 gene encoding uncharacterized protein, which translates into the protein MANAAASIKDMEKHSNKQYLPPFIGAPSEQTEAETTAASKEPQVKEQLVPMAVNKSDPEPNSVGMELDNPFWISVSGYQPDCAYLVYRFFLDIGHIVDKSFTETNLMYLKYFCMMDCEIALSYDGQKIGYGGDILVHVKPENPVRQTRIEPTIEKITQPAVGIAANDQPDVGLSPLCLVDTDTEKLKKLKQLEKLEKQPKVVEEVAAKQAKEKPEKLSLIMEEAAKQPEENSEKLSQDVEEAAKLANEKPETLPKNVEKAASSKLAKDQKRQVARRKLTFGQWLKHKISYIFYFY